The Haemorhous mexicanus isolate bHaeMex1 chromosome 6, bHaeMex1.pri, whole genome shotgun sequence genome includes the window ccgTCGCCGCTTGCCCCGCAACGTGGCCCgccggcggcggctgcggcggccCCGGGCTCGCCCCACCGGAGGCTCCGGCCGCCTGGGGGGCGACGGGGCCGTgcagcgcggcggggccgcgggcggcTCTCTTCGAGCGGTGCCTCAGCTCCCCCGCCTCCGCCGAGTCCTTCCCCCTGGCCGCCTCCTTCCCGCCCGCcgagaagctgctgctgcagccgcGCACGCcgctgcccgccccgccgctgccGTCGGTGCCCGCGCTGAAGCGGCCGTCCCGGCCCAAGGCGCCGGCCAAGAAGGGCAAGGCCACGCGGAAGCTGAGCTTCGCCGACGAGGTGACCACCTCTCCCGTGCTGGGGCTGCGCATCAAAGAGGAGGGACCCGAGGGCCGGACGGGGCCGCCGGCGGGGCGCACGCCGCTGGGCGAGTTCATCTGCCAGCTGTGCAAAGAGCAGTACGCGGACCCGCTGGCTCTGGCCCAGCACCGCTGCTCCCGCATCGTGCGCGTCGAGTACCGCTGCCCCGAGTGTCACAAGATCTTCAGCTGTCCCGCCAACCTGGCCTCGCACCGCCGCTGGCACAAGCCGCGTCCCGGCCCCAGCGCCGAAGACGCCGCCTCCGCCCCGCCGGGCAAGGAGAACAGCCCCGagcggcggccccgcggccccgccgcgccccagcCACCGCCGGGGACCCGTCAGCACCGCGGCAGCGCGGACAGCGCCGGCGGCGCCCCGGCCGTCCCCGGCTCCAGCCCCGGCCCAGCTCACGGCGGCGCTCCCGGTCcgggcggcggccccggcggggagGCGTTCGCCTGCCCGTGCTGCCAAAAGCGGTTCCGGCGGCAGGCTTACCTCCGCAAGCACCTGGGCACCCACGGGGCAGCGCGGCCTGCCGCCTTCGGCCCGCCGGAGCGCGGGCCCCTCACCTTCGCCTGCCACCTCTGCGGCGCTCGCTTCCCCTCGGCGGACATCAGGGACAAGCACCGGCTGTGGCACGCCgtgagggaggagctgctgctgccgccgccgccgccgcccgccggggTCCCCGAGAGCGGCACGGCGGGCGGCGAGCGGCAGGGCTTCCCCTGCAAACACTGCCCCGCCACCTTCTTCAGCGCGCCCGGGCTGGCGCGGCACGCCAGCAAGTGCCACCCGCCGGAGAgcaggcaggtcctgctgctccaggtgcccGTCCGGCCGGGCTGCTAGGCCCGCGGCCGCCCCCGTGGGACTGCTCCGAGAGCCCGGGCTAGCCGACCGAGCCCTGGCCACGCTGTAATTCCTATGGAAAGTCACGGCTCTCACGACGTCGGAGGGGCCGCCCGGTGACTCCCGGCCGGCGGGTAGCGACGCGCGCCCGAGCCGGCACGGCGGCGTGTTCGGCTCCGGGCACTGCCGGCAGCGCTCACGCCGAGCCCCGCAGTGGAGGGAGCGCCgcgcagctccccagccaccGGGGCGGCCGGGGGACGGGGGGCGGCCGCCGGAACGGCCCCGGGCCGGCGGAAACAGGCGAGAAGGCCCGCCAGCATCTGCCGGGAGGCGGGCAGTGCCGAGGCGTCGGGTGGcggcccagggccagcaccgcCAGTATATTCCGTAACCACGGAGAGAAATGCGGCTGTATATAGGGTATCTAAAGAGAGGAATTATTTTTCGTGAGAAAAGGAACCTGATCTAGTGATCTTGTTTTCATAGCCTTAGCCCCCGAGCTTCAACATTCGTGGTGTACTCTGTACTAAGGTAGAGAGAAGGTAAATGTTCATATTAAGTCAGTGTCAAGTCACATAATAGCTAGCAAAACGTATGGGAAATTAATCGTGCTATCTGCTTAACTGAAATACGAGGTGTTGATCTTCTATAGTTAAGTACGCATCTCCTGCTTACTCTGTGTCTCTGTACTCTAGCAGCTGTGTGGTAGGCAAAACACGCATCTCTGGCAGCTGCCCGTTCCAAAAGCTGCTCCGCTCCGTTAGTGGCTTGTTAGTGCGGCAcggacagcagccaggagggccgTTCGGTCTCACTGGACTGGGTGGGCAGCGTGTGGCCCTGCCGGCCCCTGCATCGCAGGCAGGCGGAAAGCACCCTGTGTGCGGCTCCCTTTTCAGGCGGCCTCCGACCTCTCTCCCCTGTGAGCTGCGCTTTTGATGTGAGCTCCTCCGAGTCTTGTGAACAGCTGAAATTAGGACATGAAGCAGCCTTTAGACACGTTGCTAAAGCACAGGTGATAGGCTACCTTCCTTCTCCCTAACGACACCTACCTTTAGCAAAGCAACCCGCGGTGTGTGTTCCCTGGCTTTGACAGTGCTCTGGCCAAATGCTTTGAAATGTTGAATTTACCAGCTACTAACACTTCAGCcagtatttgtttgtttgtttatttatttacttatttattttttccatgagTGCTTGTTTCTAAATGTGGTAGTGGATAGAGGCTAAAAATAAGGgcaagaaatttaaataaaagatttaaaagaaagCTCATGCCTTTTTTGAATTCAGCAGGGCAAAGTGGGTCAGCTGGTGACTTCTGAAGAACCAAATTGATCCCAGTTATAGTCTTTGTTCTAACACTCTCTGACATGagcatgaaaaatatttcaatctCTTGATTAGCATCCTCTCAAGCAATTATTTCTGTAGTTTCATATTTTGCTACACACAACAAAAGATGTATCATGCCCAAAGGCTGCAAGCAAGTGGTAAGTGCTTCATGTAAAATGTGCTTCACAGACTTTGTAATTTTAGTTCCAGAACCTGGACAAATGAATTAATACAATTAACCTAATGCTGCCAAGATTTGCTTTCTGACAAAGGAGGCTAAACTTAAAACTCACTCATATGCCAAAAATAAAGCATGTTAATTTAAGTTGTGCATTTTTCTGTCGTTTGTTGGCAACAGAGACTTAGGTAAAAATGCCTGTTTATGCAATTAAATGAGTTTGCCCCTGGAGAAAGTCactagttttttgtttttttaaatcatggttcctctttctctccttgTGTAGTCAAAGATGAAGGGCTGCAGACCACGGAAATGTGATGATTATTAACTGCTCCTACAATTAGCACTTGAACAACCAGCCTGCCAGAGGGAACAGCCTATGCTTTGTATTACCTGCGGAGCTACATGCAATGTATTTGCTGGATCTAGGGAAAAGTTTTCAGTTGGGCATTTTTGAGAACTTGTGGGTACTTTTTAATACAAAGGAAAACTAAGCTGTGTATTGCATTTAACTGCTCCATGTGCATGTAATACACAATTCTTGTATAAATTAGACTAAAAATCTAATCAGTGAGGTGAATAACTAAATATACAAAAGGTGGTAAGAATAATTTTATTGGATTATTAAATAACATGTCTTCTCTTCAACCATTACAAATTTGTAGATACTACATGAATGACaatacataatttctttttttattgttgccCATATATTTACACATGCAGTTAGTACCGATGCCATGCTACATTTTGTTAACAGCATTTTGTTGTTTACTAGACTCAAAATGTgagcatttaattttctgtagGAAAATACCTCTGGGTGGGTGGAACTCATGTACTAATCTGCGCTCACAAGGTTGAAATTATTAGCATTTCAGGCCAGGCTCCCGGAGCAtgttcccttttcttccctAGTACCCATCATCACAGCAATGAATTTCTATCAGGaaagtgtttgtttgtttttaatttttttttttaatgtaagaaaaaagaatataCATCTAGATGAAACAGCATAATGATAACGGCTAAAACTCATGAAACTCAATGGCATTTACTATTGACACCACTTGGAAAAGCAgacattataaaaatatttcgAAGCCGAGCATAAATAGAATTTCAggacagtgattttttttttttctgtcatagATTATCTGCAGAATTAAGAAATGATACATTGCTTTATGATGAAAGGGTGCTATGagcaaattatttcatttgaatTCTGTGATACTTGAAACGCCACTGAACTATTTTATTCTCAACATAAATAATCTGTACACATCTTGTGCATTAACATTGTGACATCTGACAAAGACTTTACAAATGCAACTTCAATTTAAAATTGTACATTCATTTTCAAATTGTacatatttctttctttgttacAGAGAAAATTGCAATGGGGCACAATAAATATAGTGTAATCCAACTGCAGTCTCCAATTCCATGTTGACTCAAGATCAACCAGAGTTAAAACCCAAAGTTAATCATCCATAATCATCCAAGTAGGTAAAAGGTGCAGGGTACaaactgcactgaaaaaaaaaaaaaaaaaaggcagactGGAGtttgattaagaaaaaaaagctaaattatTAAAGTAAAATTCCAGTGTcactgtttaaaataaacataCAGAAAAGGAGTATGCAGGGCATGGGTGCACACACATTTGAGACATTATCCTTGAATGAACGGCGTGAGCAGAAAAGAAACCCAGAACGCGGTGAGTCGCTGTGGGAAGGGTGGCCAGTGCTCTTCACTAGAAAGCTGCAGGCATCTTGCCACTTAGGACTTGTTGGCTGAGCCGGAGGAGCG containing:
- the INSM2 gene encoding insulinoma-associated protein 2; this translates as MPRGFLVKRSRRPGGSYRARPRERDPDRDPPPTPPPPPPPAGGDSPAARQGAEEEKGEEEEGAVAACPATWPAGGGCGGPGLAPPEAPAAWGATGPCSAAGPRAALFERCLSSPASAESFPLAASFPPAEKLLLQPRTPLPAPPLPSVPALKRPSRPKAPAKKGKATRKLSFADEVTTSPVLGLRIKEEGPEGRTGPPAGRTPLGEFICQLCKEQYADPLALAQHRCSRIVRVEYRCPECHKIFSCPANLASHRRWHKPRPGPSAEDAASAPPGKENSPERRPRGPAAPQPPPGTRQHRGSADSAGGAPAVPGSSPGPAHGGAPGPGGGPGGEAFACPCCQKRFRRQAYLRKHLGTHGAARPAAFGPPERGPLTFACHLCGARFPSADIRDKHRLWHAVREELLLPPPPPPAGVPESGTAGGERQGFPCKHCPATFFSAPGLARHASKCHPPESRQVLLLQVPVRPGC